One Parasteatoda tepidariorum isolate YZ-2023 chromosome 1, CAS_Ptep_4.0, whole genome shotgun sequence genomic window, ACCAAATTTTATCCaatcgaattatttttaaaattataactatgcAGTTTTGAATTGTATAGTACCTTGGACCGATATTaacgatataaaatatttaaaacatatagtGCGATCATAAAATATGCGAAGGTTTtgaatgtataatattttgttgaacAGACACGGTCgagtagaaataaaataattttccattgtttaaattccttaatttGTCTATTCACTGTTGCATTTTCATCATATGATCATCGAGAAAGTAAAACAGAACATTATAGTTGTATCAGGATCGAATTTTAACTCCAGCGTGGCAAAAGACATTAATCGAATGATGTAATTATCGcacatttaaagcatttttcaaataaatatatggtAATGAAGATACCACAAGAACTGACAATCGCCATCGTTTTGGCACCCAACCTACGCGTATCAACGGACATGAACGGAAACAGGATACTATCAAAGTTGGAAGGAAGGTTCATTCAGTTGCTGATGGATACcttaaaaatgccatttaagtTGATAGTTGCCTCTGATAATGAGTGGGGACGAGAACTTAGCAACGGAACTTGGACCGGTATGCTTGGACTGGTCCACAGAGGAGAAGCAGACATGGCAATCAATGCTATATCTAGCACTGAAGACAGATTACAAGTTGTAGACTTCTCAATCCCATACACTGAGGAAGATGTCAAGTTCTTTGCGCCATCCCCGAAACGGGTGCCTACAATGTATGCATACCTCTATCCGTTCAGTTTCAATGTGTGGTTATTATCTCTTTGCGTGCTGTTCTTACTGCCTCTAATATACGCGCTTACTTCAAAAGACAAGAGAgtatttttcaagttcttcttaGACTTCTTTGGATCCCTGTTACGAGCTCCCATTGCTGACAAAGACAAATCTTTAAAGCGCCGATTCTTTTTGTTATTGAGTTTAATATTCTCATTTATCCTATCATCGTGTTACTGTGCCGTTTTGTTGTCATTTTTAAGCATTCCTCTGTACGAATCCGTACCTCGTAATTTCAACGATCTCTCTAAATCTGTAATAAAAGGACAATATGAATGTCAAGTGTTTGCTGGAACGTTCCTTTTGCAACTTATGTTGAATTCAACAGACCGCAATCTAAGGAAAATGGGAAGGATAATTCGGAAAAATTCTTGGACTTTTCAAGCAGACGATGCGGAAGACGGaacgtttaataaaaaaagaattacaattatCACTGCGGCTGGTGTACCTTATATGTACGATGATTATAACAGTTTGGTTGTGTCAGAAGATTCTTTAATCACCACAAGTATATGTGTAgctttaaggaaaaatttctgCCATAAAGACAAAGTGAATGAGGCTATTACGCGAATAAGAAACGCTGGTttgtatgataaaataattactgagGAAGTCAGATTCATTACATTcggtaataaaaataacgatGCAATATTGGAAGCTGTACATCCAATAAGATTACGAGATATTTATGGACCCATTATAATACTTGTTTTTGGATATATTGTATCTATTTTAGCTTTAATTGGTGAGATTATTCTAGCAAATTTAACATCAAGATGAATAAATCTCATTGTAGTAAATATCaagtatcttattttaataaacagtaGGTAGGTGCTTTATTTACGTAGTGCTAGAGCTgcacacaatgggctattggcgacggtctgggaaacatccctgagtatgatctgaagacatgacATCgcttttgatcctctgcagaggggatgactcccttgctttggtagcccgatgacttgacagcgaagtcgagcactttacggtagaacagtttaacggggACCAATACTGCCCACCCTCGGCCCTTACTCAGGCTGTTCAAAGAGGTCATCCACCCGCTTACCgtccgcagccagtgatgcttgacttcatcGTTCTAATGGGAACCGTGTCTACTGCGGGACCTTTAATAAACGGATATCTTATAGCGATTTAACATGTCTTcacgtattttattttgacatgcGGATtctcataaattgtttttattacttttaatcttCTTAATGTTAGTAATTtgtctaaattcaaatttactgtaatgcaaaatatttgacTGATAATATTTATAGGGCGTAGgcgtaaatatttttgtattgatcttatttgttctaaatttcgcttgaaaaataaaatttgtacagttaagtatttattaatttatttagttttaagtcatttaattttaatagaggTACATGAAAAATTCAATTGCTCTTAGAACTAtgtgtattaatatattattccacgtctttctattttttccctatatctttcatatttttcttttagacaatattgtattttaatattgtatttttcacaATTCTTTGCATTGAGACCGAATTATGAAGATTACTACgcatatataaattcaaaactacACTGAGTAAAAAGTATGATCATAACTAtcgaaatttagtaaataacaattaacaTGCTCTTGGCTCcatgggaacatcaaaaagctagataatttttacagaagagctttggtaatgattttagtaaaattaataataaaatatggtttaataatatgtgacaaaatttggtaaaatcgGCAATATTTTATCCTGATACCTTaaatcatggcataaaaatcgcTTCTTCTGTCAAATTTGCTTttctgcttaatattttttctgaatgtgTGGtagtataagtattttttactgaactatagttttgaaaaccagaatttttggtaaactattaccata contains:
- the LOC107441614 gene encoding glutamate receptor ionotropic, delta-1-like; this translates as MVMKIPQELTIAIVLAPNLRVSTDMNGNRILSKLEGRFIQLLMDTLKMPFKLIVASDNEWGRELSNGTWTGMLGLVHRGEADMAINAISSTEDRLQVVDFSIPYTEEDVKFFAPSPKRVPTMYAYLYPFSFNVWLLSLCVLFLLPLIYALTSKDKRVFFKFFLDFFGSLLRAPIADKDKSLKRRFFLLLSLIFSFILSSCYCAVLLSFLSIPLYESVPRNFNDLSKSVIKGQYECQVFAGTFLLQLMLNSTDRNLRKMGRIIRKNSWTFQADDAEDGTFNKKRITIITAAGVPYMYDDYNSLVVSEDSLITTSICVALRKNFCHKDKVNEAITRIRNAGLYDKIITEEVRFITFGNKNNDAILEAVHPIRLRDIYGPIIILVFGYIVSILALIGEIILANLTSR